In the Thermodesulfovibrio yellowstonii DSM 11347 genome, one interval contains:
- a CDS encoding hemolysin family protein: MNEIFLIIFLIILNGFFAAAEIGVVTLRKTRLKQLIEEKRPNAEIVQKFKENPDKFLATIQVGITLIGSLASALAGAYAVKNIKPLIEILPFSFLKISAEVISIAIVVILVTYFSVVAGELIPKSIALSHPDWISLKTAKFIDRFSKLTFIFVKILTISTNFLLKPFGLRAFSQRGFISQEELKLLIEEGEEKGIFEPDERQLIHSAFSFAEITVKEIMVPAPQMVTVSIYMSVNEIKEIIMDEKFSRYPALGKDLNDIRGILHAKDFYNALIKNPDLLDIKRLLKPPMFVPETMKINILLKEMQKKRVHMAIVVDEYGVVTGLVTLEDILEELVGEIRDEYDIEMPVITLPDGSMIIDATISIRDLKEDYGIEIEESEEYDTLGGFILTSLQRIPHVGDTVDMDGKIFKVIEMVGQRISKIKYEAIDVKKE, translated from the coding sequence ATGAATGAAATTTTTTTAATAATTTTTCTCATCATTTTAAATGGTTTTTTTGCTGCAGCTGAAATTGGAGTAGTTACATTAAGAAAAACAAGACTTAAACAGCTAATAGAAGAAAAAAGACCGAATGCTGAAATAGTTCAGAAATTTAAGGAAAACCCAGATAAATTTCTTGCAACAATCCAGGTTGGGATCACTCTCATAGGAAGTCTTGCTTCAGCATTAGCAGGTGCATATGCAGTAAAAAATATAAAACCCTTGATTGAGATTTTGCCATTTAGTTTTTTAAAAATTTCTGCGGAAGTAATATCTATAGCAATAGTTGTAATATTGGTAACGTACTTTTCAGTTGTAGCTGGTGAACTAATTCCCAAATCCATTGCACTGTCTCATCCTGACTGGATAAGCTTAAAAACAGCAAAATTTATTGATAGATTTTCAAAATTAACCTTCATTTTTGTAAAAATTCTTACTATTAGCACAAACTTTCTTCTTAAACCTTTCGGACTCAGAGCATTTTCACAGAGAGGTTTCATTTCTCAGGAGGAATTAAAACTTTTAATTGAAGAGGGAGAAGAAAAAGGAATATTTGAACCCGATGAAAGACAACTTATTCATAGTGCATTCAGTTTCGCTGAAATAACCGTTAAAGAAATAATGGTGCCTGCACCTCAAATGGTTACTGTTAGCATTTATATGAGTGTTAATGAAATTAAAGAAATTATAATGGATGAAAAATTTTCAAGATATCCTGCCTTAGGCAAGGACCTGAATGATATTAGAGGAATACTTCATGCAAAAGACTTCTATAATGCACTCATTAAAAATCCTGACTTATTGGATATAAAAAGACTTCTTAAGCCTCCAATGTTTGTTCCTGAAACAATGAAAATAAATATACTTCTTAAAGAGATGCAGAAAAAAAGAGTCCATATGGCAATAGTTGTTGATGAATATGGTGTTGTAACAGGACTTGTAACCCTTGAAGATATTCTTGAGGAACTTGTAGGCGAAATCAGAGATGAGTATGACATTGAAATGCCTGTAATTACACTTCCTGATGGTTCAATGATAATTGATGCTACAATCTCCATAAGAGATTTAAAGGAAGACTACGGAATAGAAATTGAAGAATCAGAAGAGTATGATACTTTGGGAGGATTTATTCTTACATCACTTCAGAGAATACCGCATGTCGGTGATACTGTAGATATGGATGGAAAAATTTTCAAAGTAATAGAAATGGTAGGACAAAGGATATCAAAAATAAAGTATGAAGCTATAGATGTTAAGAAAGAATAG